The region AGTTACCACTGCTGCTACCGCAGGCTGGACTGGGGACCGGGCATCTGGTCCCAACCCAGCGACGTCCTGGAGCTGCTGGTGACAGGTGAGGTCCTGAGCCGGGAAGGCGAAGGGCGCAGGGGccgggaaagggaggggagaggagggacagggacGCTGGGAGGAGAGACCGAGCTAGGTGGGTAGCTGGGAGGTGAACAGACCGAGCTGGGTGGGTAGCTGGGAGGTGAACAGACCGAGCTGGGTGGGTAGCTGGGAGGTGAACAGACGCGCAGGGAAAACGGAGAGGGGGATGCAGGGGAGGATGGTGGGGAGGAGCCAGGTCGTGCAAGCTCAGGCCCCCATCGCCCCCCACAGACCTACTGCCGCGGCCCTCGCTGGTGGCGCTGCCCGGGCCGGTGGTGGCGCCCGGTGCCAACGTGAGCCTGCGCTGCGCGGGCCGCCTGCCGGGCATGAGCTTCGCGCTGTACCGCGTGGGCCTGGCGGCGCCGCTGCAGTACCGCGACTCAGCGCAGCGCTGGGCCGACTTCCCGCTGCTCGGCGCCCGGGCGCCCGGCACCTACAGCTGCTACTACCACACGCCCTCCGCCCCCTACGTGCTGTCGCCGCGCAGCGAGCCGCTGGTCGTCAGCTCTGACGGTGAGGCGCCCGGGACCTAGGGGCCCGATCCAAGCCCTCCTCCTTGGGACCCGGGGACACACTCCAGCTCTCCTCCTCTGGACCCCGAGGAGTGGCTGCAGCCCTTCTCCCCAGGACCTAAGGAACTGACGCCAGCCCTCCTCAGGACACGGAGATAGACCCAGCCCAACTTCCCCAGATCCAGGGCCCCAAGCCCAGGCCTTCTCCCTCAGACCCGGAGTCTGAGGCCTTGTTCTCCCATCTGCCCTGCCCAACTTTGAGACTTGGGTCCCCAGCTCCACCCGAGGAGTTAGAGCCCCAAAAGTGCACATTTGTGGGTCTGGAGCTGACAGCCCATCTCCCTCTCCTTGGCCTGCAGACTCCAGCTCTTTGGACTACACCCAGGAGAACCTCATCCGCCTGGGGCTGGCGGGCTTGGTCCTCGCGTCCCTGGGTGTGCTGGTCGTTTTGGACTGTTGCAGCAGGAGCAGTGCCCTTGACCAGGCCTTGCCCTAGGGGGTCAGAAGAATTCCTGCAGAGCAGCGCAGACACTGGGATCCCTGGGGCCCCCCAGGCTCAGCCCCACTTAGCCATCCTTCACCTTTGTGTCCTGCCACCTTCTTCAAaccttggtttcttttattgtAAAATGGGCACGTTGATAATACCACACCACAGATTATCGTCCGATTGAGTGAATAGTTCCCCCAAAAAAGTGTTTAGAAACTGTGAGTAGCctgtagtaaatgctcaataaatgttaggcATTGTAATTTCTACCAGGCTTGCAAGACCCAATTGACTCCATCTTGCTTTTTAAGCAACTCTTTATCTCCTTTGATGGCACCCTTGACTGCCAAGCAAATCCCTTCCAAACTGTTCAGACCTTCCCCCAAAAGTAGACTTGAAGGAGACCAAGCAGAGCTTCCGCCCTAGTTACAGCTTCATTTGCAGTGATCTCcttgaccaccaccaccaccaccgtcaTCATCGTTAAAGCCAGCTCCTTTGCCAGGCAAGAGCAAGTGGTGCATGCGCAGTAGAGCTTGGACCTGGTCGCTGATCTTTACTCCCTCAGTTTCCCACTGTACTCTTGGCTGCAGTAgtggttcacacacacacacacacacacacccttcctcTTGCAGCCTGTTCCCTTTCCttgttttctctccttccccaagGCCTGGCTGACCTGCGCAATTTCTCCTGGATTTATTCATTTAACTTCTATCTTTCTCTGGCCAACCTTGACTCTGTTCTCATCTCTAGGAACCCAGATTCTGTCTCCAAGCTGTTCTCACCACTCAGTGTCCATGCATTCCCATCTTGACTTATGCGGTGGAGCACGGactctattttttattatgttttccaacttcctcctctttttcccagTTAATGGAGAAGACTGTAACTTTCAGCTCTTGGACAGCCCCAGCTCTGCTGGCTGTCACCTTCTGCAGTTTATCAAGCCTTCTGAATTTTCCTCTGTGAAAGGGGGGACTGAACATATCTACCGTGTCAGCTCTAGAGAGAGTTAAACAGATGACTTCTGTTTCCCACCTTAGGCCAGCAGCTTTCACTTCTCTGCTCCTTTTTCTACACATGATAAGTAAAATTTACATGTAACTGtgtacacacccacacaccactAACATTCATAAAGCAACGCTTGCTTTTGTGCAGATGCACACTGCCTTActctttcttattaaaaatgcCTTTAGGACCACACCGAACATGCTCATGGCCTCAAGAAGCATGAGCCACGTTTGTTGCtgtgttcttttcttttagaaactaACCTATACCACATTGTGCATGAAGATTGAGAAGTTTAAAATGTGCACAGACCATATAAAATAGTGTTATTTTTACAACTGAGTTGTTTTAGTGGGCAAGATTAGGGTGTTCAATGTGAGATCAGGCAGAACTGAGCTCTGAAGTCAGACTGGCTACCTGGGTGCACTGACATGCTGCAAAGGTGTCCGCTGGACCTTCTGGGTTTGTCCTTGGTACCCATGTGGGACCCTGGCAAGGTTCATCCAGGGCAAAGCTCCCTGACACAGGTGGATGTGGGACATCAAGAGAGATGAAgggtctggggttatggctcagcagtagagcacttgcctagcacgtgcaggatcctaggttcgatcctcagcaccgtatataaaataaaggtatcatgtccaactaaaactaaaaaataaatattaaaaaaagagagaatgaaggGAGCAGCCTTGGATGGGGCTTCAGGGTCATCAAACCCAGTCTTCCCTCTTTGTAGATGAAAAATTGTGGAAAGGAGCAGTGTGGTGAAGTCCCCTGACACCGTAGGAAGTCGAAGGCACATCAGGGAGGTGCTCCTGGTGCGACTTGACCTGGTGCGACTTCACCTGGTGTCCTCCGCTCTCTCACTCCACCACGCATCTGCTGTCCACTCACACCTATTGTGGACGCTCATCTGTAGCCACCACCCACCTCTTCTTGCTTGCTGTCATTTCTACACCTCTCTATTCTCCCATTTCCCTCagtctcattcattcattcttcatccCTCCATCCCTGCATTAATCAATCTATTGACCCACTGAACTGTTGACTAATTAGTCAATGCCCTAGGCATTCATCTGCCTGTGCACTGAATCCACATCTTTTATTCCTGTCGACACCAACAGCCCTCCAAGATAGACCCAGGCAGTCAGCCCGGGATTCAAGTCTGTGTGGTCAGAGTTGTTTTCTCCGTGGCTACTTCTCAGCACAAGAATGTATTGAGTGGAGATTTCTGAGTTTTGTTGGTTTTCGCCTCCTTTAtcacttttacttttaaataaggaagagagaggggaacAGAATTGAAAACAGAATCTGCAAAGCAACCTGTGGCAGGTATTTCTTTACTTGTCACCTGTACGTGCTCAGAGTGTGTCAGGTACTGGTGATGAGCCTGAGGTCTCTGGTACAGTATCTTCCTTCCATCCTCCTTGCTGGGTTGATGCTAGTCATGCTGTTTCCATTGGCTCAAACTCTCATGGGGCCAAGCTCAAATTTCTGTACAtccaattgttttattattttacaaatattattattgttatcatcttgttactggggattgaactctggggcactttaccactgaaccctttttattttttgagacagggtttcactaagtgaAAGTGAGGCTGGCCTGCAACTTCTGATCCTCTTGAATCCGCCTTCTCAAGTCTCCAGGATTACAGGAGAGCACCATTTCCCCTTGGCTCCAGTTGTTTCAAATGCAGCCCAAGGAAGCAGATTTTTAGACAGTCGGAGCTTACCTGCTTTGCACCGCCCACAAAGCACATTCAACACTGCAAGCCAAACCCTGAGGCTGGGGAAGACCCCAGGTCTTTGCCACCCTTTGGAGTTCTGGTCCCCCCTTGCTGTCCCCTAGGCATCTGGAGGGACTTCCCTTCTGCAAACCCATCAAGGCTCATCCAAATAAACTCGTAGTGCATTACCGCCACCTTGTGGCACATCCTTGTCCTTGACCAGAGCTGAAGTCCAGAGCACGCTTGCCCCAGTCACTGTGCCTATTCTGGATCATGAGTCCATGAATGTCATTCCCAGATCTCTCAGAGTGGCACGCTGACTGGCCATTGCTGGAAACAGTGGCTGCTCTGTGGTCAGGGtgcccagaggaggaggaggaggaggagcacagaGGTTCCTGTTGGCTGGGTCTGCTACAGTCTCCCTACCTGCCTGGCTCCACTCCCAGCTCCCCGCTCAGGAGTCCATCTGGCCTTTGTGCATCTGTCTCCATCAGCTCAGGCTGCAGTGACATGTCATAGACTGGGTGACCTGGAGAGCAGTTCTGGGGTGTGGGGAGGTACATGATCAAGTGTGGCTGGGCTTTggtgaggggggagagagagagggtgagggagagagagagcccCCAACCCTCTGGtgtgtcttcttcttcttctaaggaTCCTAATCCCATCCTGGGGATCCACCCTCATGGCCTCATCCAAGCCAAATGGCCACCAAGGGCCCACCTCCTAATGCCGTCACATGGGGTCGGGGCTTTACTCTGCACGCAGCCCCTGACAGATCCTCTAGGCGATTGGgtacccttatttatttttacagatttGTGGAAGGTTCCTGTCTCTGTCAGGGCTGGCTGCGTGATGGAATTCTGGGAACCGTATGCTCATCCAGATGCTCACAGGCTCCAActgactgggcacagtggcacattcccGTGATCCCAGAAATTCAGGGGcgtgaggctggaggatcacaagctcaagaccagcctcagcaacttagcaaggccccaagcaacttagtgagaccctggttgaaaataaaacaatagaagggctgaggatgtggctcagaggtaaaccatccctgggttcaatccctggtcccaaaaaataaaaatcaggctTAAACTGCCTCTGATCCAGGAGGATCCTAACTGGCCTCTGAGATGCTCCCGGAACGTGAGCGGAGCCCAGCTTGCGAGCATTGGCTGCCAGACCATCTCCCGCTCACCTCCAGGGGTCCTGTGGACAATAAGGCATGCACACTCGGTCTTCAACCTGGTTCCTGGCCCCTGGCATTGCCTGGGTGGAACTGGGGGCAGGAGCATCTTTTGTGACTCACAAGGAGCCCCTTCAACTTTGCCTGAGTTTATGCTGATGAGGTGACCTGGGGATGTGGAGATGTTGCCAAAGGAAGCAACGGGGTGATTGGATGGCTGAGACTCTCCACCTCATCCTCTGACcggcagggaggagagaggggctgggggtgaTCAGCCAATCAACCATGCCCATGAAATGCAGCCTCCATAAAGGCTCAATGATGGGTGCAGACCCCGCCCCCCGCCGGCGAACACGTCCACATGGGGCAACCCTGTGGTTGGGGACCTGTGCTGGGGAGCCTTCTGGACCGTGTCTGCTGTCTCTCCAGCTGGGTTTCCCTTGTATCCTTCATAGCATCCTTTATAATAACTGGCCATAGTGAGCGGAGAATGTCCCTGCATTCACCCAGCTGTTGTAGCAAATTCCCAAATATGAAGGGAGGTTGTGGCACCTCTCACCAGGTCAGACAGCAGCATGGTAACTTAGGGACCCACTGTTGCAGCTGGCACCTGAGATGGGAACAGCCTGCTGGGGGGGTGTTGATCTGGGGGGTCTGGGCTAACTCCGGGTGTTGGTATCAGATTGGAATGGAACCTCTGGACACCCAGTGGTCTGCAGACTGTAGCTCACACATTTGGTATCAAGGTTCACAGGGAGCCGGCTCCTTGGACTGGTTGTTCTTTTTGCTCTTTAGGTAAATAATGCCTTGCCTAAATCTAAAAGTGGCTTGTCTTATCCTCCCTGGTTGGATCAGTCGCCCTGTCCTGGCCTCATCTGCCATGTGTGAGCTTGACAGCTGCATGTCCTCCTGGTCACACTGTTACCAGTGAACATCCTAGTAACCCATAGCTTGCTTTCTTCTAGCAAACTGAACTTTAAGGGCCTGCTTTGGGCTTTTAAACTACCTAATAAAATCTCCAAGTTTAGCTTTAAAAATTCAAGCCTCTGTAACCAAAAGGGAGTCTAAGGATGAGAATTAGAATAGGATGTTCTTCCTTCACAGGTttgggagaggggagagacagagagaagggtGGGGGACAGAGAAAGGCCCAGAAGTGAGAGCAAGAAGAAAGCTTTTATTCTGTGCCATAAAACCAGTTCAAGAGTCTCATTGGATAAGCCGATAACTGAGGATATTCAGAAGACTATAAATGTGTCATGTGCAGTCTGGAAATGTGTGGCTATTTATTACGGTCACTCATGTGTTCTGTCCTCTGGTCCTATAAACCTGTCCTTTGAAGCTTTACTTGCACAGAATAACCTTGTAGGAGTCCGACGGCATCGGGACCCATACAGCATGGTGGCAGTAGCTTTCAAGGAGCAACCTGGTGCTGAGTGGGGGTCTTGGCCATACCTTGTTGCCCTGGCAACATGTTCTAATTGACACCTCTGCCTTCCCAGGCGGCAGGAGCTGTGGAATCAATCAGTTCTGCGACATCAGAAGGCGCTCATTAGCACCATGTGCTGTTTTCCTCCCACACTTATGATGGAAAAGTTAAAAGCCAAGGAGACTAGATTCTGTACTTCGGCAAGAGTTTGAGAATCTGATTTAATTTCAGTTGCAGAATCTAACACCAGATCTGACAGAGACAAGGGTTGCCCCTGATTTGGGCCATGGTGAAGAACGGTTGGGGGGGAATGTTAGAGACAAGGACACCATGGATGAGCCTCGGCAGGCTGTGGGAGAGCTGGTGAAGTGGTGTGGTGGTGGAGAAGGCCCGGCTGAAGAGAGGGTTCCTACAATGGCCTCTGAGGGAGTTGGTCCAAGCAGAAGATGGGTGGGAGGGGTCACCAGGTAGACGGAAGTGGACTGGGAGGGCCTGAGATGTGAAGgatgcacgcgcgcgcacacacacacacacacacacacacacacacacacacacacttccattGAGCATCCTGACCGTTTTTAAGGGTGCTGCTCCCTGACCTGGATCGCCGTGTTGTACAACATCGCGACCAGCGTCTCGGGAACCCTAGGTCACCCGAAGCTCACGCAGTGCACAGCCGCTCCTTGGTGCGCCCTCTGCCCAGCCCCTGGGACGCACCCTTCTATCTCTGTCTCTGGACCTGACTCCACAGGGCCCCCTGCCCCGGAGCTGACCTCCAGGCTCACCCCTGTTGTGGCTGGCCTCGGAAGGCCCTGCCTTTTCCAGGTGGACTGGTATTCCTGGGTGTGGACGGGCCACGTGCTGTAGGTCATTGGTCGGGCTGCCTGTGGTGCACAGCGCTGGCTGCTGGGGAGAAGGCTGCGTGCATGTGGCCTGGCAGGGAGTCCCCCTTCTCCCGAGGAAGTCTGCTCGGCTCCGCAGGCTTAGTGTTCATGCTTGTTAAGGCTCCGAGTGCGAGTGCCATGCCAGTGCCCTGCACACgctcctcttccctctgcctggggTTTTGAAAGCAGAGATTCCGGAGGGTTTCCTGGAGACCCCAGAACAATGCATGGCTTTTCATTCCTGCTATTAACTCTGCCTTCCAGAGGGTCCTTCTGCTAGGCTCTGGGCCTTAGTCCGTTTTGTGTTTCTATGGCACAAGGCTACAGATTGGGTCGCtcctaaagaaaagaaatttatttctagcAGCTTCAGTGGCTGGAAATTCAACAGAAGGAAGCAAAGTCTGGCCAGGGCCTTCCTGCTGCAGCACCCACGGTGGAAGGCAGAGGgtgggagagggcaggagaggtgggATGGAGTCTGGACACCCAGACCCCTGCCCTCAGGCCCCTCTGCCCAGCTGTGGTGCAGGTAAGCCTCCTGCAGCTGGTCCTGGGGGACACATGCAGACCTCACTGCAGGGACAGTTGTCCTTCTTGGCCACACGGAGATACGCTTCTTTGCTCAAGTTCAGACCTTTTATTGCACAGCCACAGTTCCCTTTATGGAGCACCTATGGTATACTGGGCACGTTGAGTTCTGAGGAAGTTGATCAAAATGAACTTCAGATTCTGGCTCCAGATTCTTAAGGTGTAGGTGGGCCGTCTTGGCCACGACCGGATCCTCCCGCTGCCATGgtccttctcccttcttctcaCACCCTGCTCCTCACCTGCCTCCTTCGCCTCTGGTTTCCCTGTTCTccacctccttcttcctcctcccctcctggccTTGTGTGTTCAACCCCCTTTTTACccaccctcctcttccttcttttatctgcTTACCTTTCTTCAAGCCCAACACACTCTCTCCCCTCAAGCTTCTGGCCCATTCCCCTCCTCACCCTCTGTCTCCTATGATCTTATTTTAGGTACCagcttcatcactgagccacatcctctgccctttTCCATAtctcatttagagacagggtctcccaagCTGCTTAGGGACTCGCTAAGTCGcggaggctgcctttgaacttgcgatcccctgcctgcctcccaagctgctgctgggatcacaggtgaggGCCACCCCTCCCACTTTATACTGTTTCAAAGTCAATCTCagttataatattttttacattatttcatctataaagacttctaattttattaatatatctcTAGTGTTTATGTGTGATAAACACCTAATAAAATGAACAGTCACTTATCAAAACCATCTAACCTACTCCCCAGTTGTCAAAAACATGCTACAAAGTTATTCTTCAACA is a window of Ictidomys tridecemlineatus isolate mIctTri1 chromosome 15, mIctTri1.hap1, whole genome shotgun sequence DNA encoding:
- the Oscar gene encoding osteoclast-associated immunoglobulin-like receptor, with product VPPASYPKPWLGAQPAAVVTPGVNVTLRCRAPQPAWRFALFRAGESEPLLLRDVSLELAEFFLEAVTPAQGGSYHCCYRRLDWGPGIWSQPSDVLELLVTDLLPRPSLVALPGPVVAPGANVSLRCAGRLPGMSFALYRVGLAAPLQYRDSAQRWADFPLLGARAPGTYSCYYHTPSAPYVLSPRSEPLVVSSDDSSSLDYTQENLIRLGLAGLVLASLGVLVVLDCCSRSSALDQALP